A genomic window from Bacteroidota bacterium includes:
- a CDS encoding DUF4905 domain-containing protein: MRYWSFDSGARLWRIAFEGSFLIAEVRDPERKTAHLVALEAETGQLRWRWQNPEEPWWLGLEAVGENLVLVHGYADPRLPEHRGLIALELETGRERWRSAAHSLLFWHPEQGLCAYRRQGLELLYELLDPASGRLRRALGSDRRLVEALRPEAKPPVSHQDACFPEPVLQAPFLLEADPGHLEALSWGRWWIGVAFRADRGTWLEVWDGPHGRRLWSDQISHEVRAPESDACLLRRGRLYYAQNRRVLFCLVLE; encoded by the coding sequence ATGCGATATTGGAGCTTCGATAGCGGCGCCCGCCTGTGGCGGATCGCCTTCGAAGGGTCCTTCTTGATCGCCGAGGTCCGGGATCCAGAGCGCAAGACGGCGCACCTGGTCGCTCTGGAGGCCGAAACCGGCCAACTGCGCTGGAGATGGCAGAACCCGGAAGAGCCGTGGTGGCTGGGCCTAGAGGCCGTAGGCGAGAACCTGGTGCTCGTGCACGGTTATGCCGACCCGAGGCTGCCTGAGCACCGCGGTCTGATCGCGCTTGAGCTCGAGACGGGGCGAGAGCGCTGGCGTTCGGCTGCGCATAGCTTGCTGTTTTGGCATCCCGAACAGGGGCTCTGCGCATATCGTCGTCAGGGGCTTGAGCTGCTCTACGAGCTTCTCGATCCGGCTAGCGGCCGGCTCCGGCGTGCCCTCGGTTCGGATCGTCGCCTCGTGGAGGCGCTGCGGCCGGAGGCGAAACCCCCGGTTTCGCATCAGGATGCCTGCTTTCCCGAGCCCGTGCTCCAAGCCCCGTTCCTCCTGGAGGCGGATCCGGGGCATTTGGAGGCGCTCTCTTGGGGACGCTGGTGGATTGGGGTCGCGTTTCGAGCGGACCGGGGCACCTGGCTGGAGGTTTGGGACGGTCCGCATGGAAGGCGGCTCTGGAGCGATCAGATCTCGCACGAGGTCCGCGCTCCTGAATCCGATGCGTGTCTGCTTCGGCGGGGCCGGCTTTATTACGCCCAAAACCGCCGCGTGCTTTTCTGTCTGGTCCTCGAATGA
- a CDS encoding sorbosone dehydrogenase family protein, producing the protein MLLLSWIVSFGIGCHCAPDSAPSSGGEDPQRQTASRLPLERIKLPSGFVISVFADNLPNARSMVLSPRGILFVGTRTAGRVYAVVDENRDGRADRVYTIAQGLNMPNGVAFRDGSLYVAEVNRILRFDNIENRLENPPQPVVVTDKLPSDRHHGWKFIAFGPDGKLYVPVGAPCNICEREDPYATILRMDPDGSNVEVFARGVRNTVGFDWHPVTRELWFTDNGRDWMGDDLPPDELNRAPGPGLHFGYPYCHGRNISDPEYGRRRPCSAFVPPVQELGPHVAALGMRFYTGSLFPAEYRNQIFIAEHGSWNRSTPIGYRLTLVRLEGNRAVSYEVFAEGWLGPDGSVWGRPVDVLVMPDGSLLVSDDHAGAIYRITYRRP; encoded by the coding sequence ATGCTGTTGCTTAGCTGGATTGTGAGCTTCGGAATCGGCTGCCACTGTGCCCCTGATTCCGCCCCCTCCTCCGGAGGGGAGGATCCACAAAGGCAGACCGCCTCTAGGCTTCCCCTTGAGCGTATCAAGCTTCCTTCTGGATTTGTGATCAGCGTTTTCGCCGACAACTTGCCTAACGCCCGCTCCATGGTCTTAAGCCCTCGCGGGATCCTGTTTGTGGGCACCCGAACCGCCGGCCGGGTCTACGCCGTGGTGGACGAAAACCGCGACGGCCGTGCCGATCGCGTCTACACAATCGCCCAGGGGCTCAACATGCCCAACGGGGTGGCCTTTCGCGACGGCTCCCTTTACGTGGCCGAGGTCAACCGGATCCTGCGCTTCGACAACATCGAAAACCGCCTCGAGAACCCCCCTCAGCCCGTGGTGGTGACGGATAAACTGCCTTCGGATCGCCATCACGGCTGGAAATTCATCGCCTTCGGGCCCGACGGGAAACTCTACGTTCCCGTAGGCGCCCCCTGCAACATCTGCGAGCGCGAGGACCCATATGCCACGATTCTGCGCATGGATCCGGATGGATCGAACGTGGAGGTTTTCGCCCGCGGGGTGCGCAACACGGTCGGTTTCGACTGGCATCCCGTAACGCGGGAGCTCTGGTTTACGGACAACGGCCGGGATTGGATGGGCGACGATCTACCCCCAGATGAGCTCAACCGAGCCCCGGGTCCGGGCCTGCATTTTGGCTATCCGTATTGCCACGGCCGCAACATCTCGGACCCCGAATACGGGCGCAGGCGGCCTTGTTCGGCCTTCGTGCCCCCGGTTCAAGAGTTGGGCCCTCATGTGGCCGCCTTAGGTATGCGCTTCTACACCGGCTCCCTGTTTCCGGCCGAATACCGCAATCAGATCTTCATCGCCGAGCACGGATCCTGGAACCGCAGCACCCCCATCGGGTACCGCCTTACGCTTGTGCGTCTGGAGGGCAATCGAGCCGTTTCCTACGAGGTCTTCGCGGAGGGCTGGCTGGGGCCGGATGGCTCCGTTTGGGGCCGGCCTGTGGACGTGCTCGTGATGCCTGACGGCTCGCTTCTGGTCTCCGATGATCACGCGGGCGCGATCTATCGGATCACCTACCGCCGCCCGTAA
- a CDS encoding LytTR family DNA-binding domain-containing protein, giving the protein MEDEEPARHRLRRLLSRMQAVELVSEAADAEEALRLLEQKPVDVILLDIQLPEQDGLALAERLRAQMARPPYVIFVTAYPDYALRAFQVRALDYVLKPVELRALSEALERARLFVQAHQRRPSASPAPQHLAVPYRNRLVLVSLQEVLSVEVHDGLTYLYTPERRYLLRSSLEQLEARLDPERFLRISRSALVRLDAIRELIPWFSGRLKVVLLDGRELIASRERSRYLKRLLAC; this is encoded by the coding sequence GTGGAGGACGAAGAGCCGGCCCGACATCGCTTGCGTCGGCTGCTAAGCCGTATGCAGGCCGTGGAGCTCGTCTCCGAAGCGGCCGACGCCGAGGAGGCACTCCGCCTGCTTGAGCAAAAACCGGTTGATGTGATCTTGCTGGACATTCAGCTGCCGGAGCAAGACGGTCTGGCCTTGGCAGAACGCCTGCGCGCGCAAATGGCCCGCCCGCCGTACGTGATCTTCGTTACGGCCTACCCCGATTACGCCCTGCGCGCCTTTCAGGTCCGAGCCCTCGATTACGTGCTTAAGCCCGTCGAGCTGCGCGCCCTCTCGGAGGCCCTAGAGCGGGCCCGGCTGTTCGTGCAGGCGCATCAGCGCCGGCCCTCCGCCTCCCCCGCCCCTCAGCATTTGGCGGTGCCCTACCGCAACCGCCTGGTCTTGGTGTCGTTGCAGGAGGTGCTCTCCGTGGAAGTTCACGACGGACTGACGTACCTGTACACCCCAGAGCGCCGATACCTGCTGCGCAGCTCCTTGGAGCAACTGGAGGCGCGTCTGGATCCGGAGCGATTCCTGCGCATCAGCCGCTCCGCTTTGGTGCGGCTGGATGCAATCCGGGAGCTCATTCCCTGGTTTAGCGGCCGCCTGAAAGTTGTGTTACTCGACGGTCGGGAGCTTATCGCCAGCCGAGAGCGGAGCCGATACCTCAAGCGCCTCTTGGCCTGCTAA
- a CDS encoding DUF309 domain-containing protein, translating into MMDTLEAYWQEGLSCFLKEAFLEAHEAWERGWRSAREPERALWKGWAQLAAGCLHLQRGNPKGAYTLFTRSRARLAQAPSSYRGLDMKALLAALEGLLANLGDPDLPLAHLLSVCSQGATLGPRSAGAVYSEPA; encoded by the coding sequence ATGATGGATACTTTAGAGGCATACTGGCAAGAGGGCCTGTCGTGTTTCCTAAAAGAAGCCTTCTTGGAGGCGCACGAAGCTTGGGAGAGGGGCTGGCGCTCGGCCCGGGAACCGGAGCGCGCGCTCTGGAAGGGCTGGGCGCAGCTGGCGGCAGGTTGCCTGCATCTTCAGCGAGGCAACCCGAAGGGAGCTTACACCCTTTTCACCAGAAGCCGAGCTCGGCTGGCTCAGGCGCCAAGCTCCTACCGGGGCCTGGACATGAAAGCGCTGCTAGCGGCGCTTGAAGGACTGCTTGCGAATCTGGGAGATCCGGATTTGCCCCTTGCCCATCTGCTCTCCGTCTGCTCCCAGGGGGCCACACTTGGCCCTCGCTCAGCAGGGGCCGTATATTCGGAGCCGGCCTAA
- the sucD gene encoding succinate--CoA ligase subunit alpha codes for MSILVSEQTRLLVQGFTGREATFHAQQMIEYGTQVVAGVTPGKGGTRHLERPVYNTVYEAVRQEGANTSIIFVPPAFAADAIMEAADAGIALIVCITEGIPTRDMLRAYEYVRKRGVRLVGPNCPGVISPGKAKVGIMPGFIHQPGSIGVVSRSGTLTYEAVYQLTQLGLGQSTCIGIGGDPVIGTRFVDALALFEQDPETEGIVLIGEIGGTAEEEAAAFIREHVSKPVVAFIAGQTAPPGRRMGHAGAIISGGSGTAAEKMAALEAAGVTVVRSPAVIGRAIYERLR; via the coding sequence ATGAGCATACTGGTCTCCGAGCAAACCCGCCTTCTCGTACAGGGCTTTACGGGACGGGAAGCGACTTTTCACGCCCAACAGATGATCGAGTACGGCACCCAGGTCGTCGCCGGGGTCACCCCCGGTAAAGGGGGTACACGGCACCTGGAGCGACCGGTCTACAACACCGTCTACGAAGCCGTCCGCCAGGAGGGCGCCAACACGTCGATCATCTTCGTGCCTCCGGCGTTTGCGGCCGATGCCATCATGGAGGCCGCCGATGCAGGCATCGCGCTCATTGTCTGCATCACCGAGGGGATCCCAACCCGGGATATGCTCAGGGCCTATGAGTACGTGCGCAAGCGCGGTGTGCGGCTAGTCGGGCCCAACTGTCCAGGCGTGATCTCCCCCGGCAAAGCCAAAGTCGGCATCATGCCGGGCTTTATCCACCAACCCGGCTCCATCGGGGTCGTCAGCCGCAGCGGCACGCTCACCTACGAGGCCGTCTATCAGCTCACTCAGCTTGGACTGGGCCAGTCGACTTGCATCGGCATCGGCGGCGACCCCGTAATCGGCACCCGGTTTGTCGATGCGCTTGCGCTTTTCGAACAGGATCCCGAAACCGAGGGGATCGTGCTGATCGGCGAAATCGGGGGGACGGCCGAAGAAGAAGCCGCGGCCTTCATACGCGAACACGTAAGCAAACCCGTCGTGGCCTTCATAGCCGGCCAGACGGCCCCACCGGGCCGGCGCATGGGGCATGCGGGCGCGATCATCTCCGGAGGCTCCGGAACAGCGGCCGAAAAAATGGCCGCTCTCGAAGCGGCCGGAGTCACGGTTGTGCGCAGCCCCGCCGTGATCGGGCGCGCCATATACGAACGACTGCGTTAA